The nucleotide window AACTTCTGTGAAAGATCAGGGTAATGCAGGATCTTGTTGGGCATTTGCAACCTATGGGTCTTTGGAATCATATTTACTGCCTGGAGAAAATTGGGATTTTTCAGAAAATAATCTTAAAAACATGCTTTCCAATTCTGCGCCAGAAGGTTTTGATTTTCGAGAGGGAGGAACTTCAGGTATGTCAACTGCCTACCTAGCCCGTTGGAGTGGGCCAGTGAAGGAAAGTGATGACCCTTATAGTGATTCGTCAACATATTCATCAAATGAACTTGGACTTCCTGTATATAAACATGTACAAAATGTTTTATTCCTTCCAGGCAGACAAGGATCTCTGGACAACAATGAAATAAAATCTGCAATTATAAAATATGGAGCAGTCTCTACAGGCTTATACTCCGGTGGTAACAACTTTTACAATTATTATTCTGCTAGTAAACATAGTTTTTACTATAATGGATCTTCGTCCTCTGACCATGGAGTGGACATTGTAGGCTGGGATGACTCGTACAGTAAAAACAATTTTACTAAAATCCCGCCCGGAAATGGAGCTTTTATTGTGAAAAATAGTTGGAGTAAAGATTTTGGTGAGAATGGATACTTCTATGTTTCCTATTATGACTCAAATATAGGCGCCGATAATACTATCTTCACAGCTGAAAACACTGATAATTATAAAAATATATATCAGTATGATCCATTCGGATGGACTACTACTATGGGATATGGCGGATCCACTGGCTGGTCTGCAAACATCTTTACTGCAAAATCAAGTGAGACTCTTAAAGCTGTAAGTTTCTATACTACGGATTCAAACTGCAACTATGAAATTCATATATATACTAACATATCGTCCAGTCCTATAAATCAAGCCGGTCCGGTTATTTCCCAGAGTGGGAAAAGTTCCTATGCAGGCTATCATACGATACCTCTGAACTCCGGAGTACAGCTCAAAGCCGGTCAAAAGTTCTCAGTTGTCCTGAAGCTTAAGACCACAGGATATGGTTACCCGATTGCCATAGAATACCCGTACCCAAACTACAGTAGTAAAGCAACAGCAAATGCAGGAGAGAGTTTCGTCAGTTCTGACGGAAATGACTGGACTGACATAACAAAATATTACTCAAATACGAATGTATGCATCAAGGCCTTCACCTCAACAGGAAGTGCATCTCCTGTAGCAGACTTTTCTGCGAAACCTACTTCTGGAAATACGCCATTAAGTGTCACTTTTACTGACAAAAGTACTGGTTCACCTACCAGTTGGACGTGGAACTTTGGAGATGGGACTTCCTCAACAACTAAGAGCCCTGTACACACATACAGTAAAGCAGGAAAATATACTGTAAGCTTAACAGTAAAGAATAACAAAGGCAGTAACACTAAAACAATAGGTAATTATATAAATGTAGCAGAAGCCCCAATAAAGCCAGTTGCTGTTTTTTCTGCAACGCCGACCTCAGGAAAAGCACCAGTAAATGTCGCTTTTACTGACAAAAGCACAGGAACGCCGACGAAGTGGAAATGGACTTTTGGGGATGGAACTACTTCAGTCCAGCAGAATCCGGTTCATAAGTATTCAAAAGCAGGAAATTATACTGTGGCTCTTACGGTAGTCAATGCCAAAGGCAGTAGCACACTAACAAAAGCAAATTATATAAAAGTGATAACAAAGCCTGTTGCTGCCTTCTCTGCATCTCCAACCTCAGGAAAAGCTCCATTAAACGTTAAATTCACTGACAAAAGCACAGGAATACCAACGAAGTGGCA belongs to Methanosarcina barkeri 3 and includes:
- a CDS encoding PKD domain-containing protein, producing the protein MKKNLKTKNSLNVRKKAAILSGFLVLLMIIGSSIAIADTNSSDNNKALKVGLAPINPDFVKYQQEKISNQLSFEGHKAGLIPSIVDLSHLGSVSSRIASYQSKYDLRSLNKVTSVKDQGNAGSCWAFATYGSLESYLLPGENWDFSENNLKNMLSNSAPEGFDFREGGTSGMSTAYLARWSGPVKESDDPYSDSSTYSSNELGLPVYKHVQNVLFLPGRQGSLDNNEIKSAIIKYGAVSTGLYSGGNNFYNYYSASKHSFYYNGSSSSDHGVDIVGWDDSYSKNNFTKIPPGNGAFIVKNSWSKDFGENGYFYVSYYDSNIGADNTIFTAENTDNYKNIYQYDPFGWTTTMGYGGSTGWSANIFTAKSSETLKAVSFYTTDSNCNYEIHIYTNISSSPINQAGPVISQSGKSSYAGYHTIPLNSGVQLKAGQKFSVVLKLKTTGYGYPIAIEYPYPNYSSKATANAGESFVSSDGNDWTDITKYYSNTNVCIKAFTSTGSASPVADFSAKPTSGNTPLSVTFTDKSTGSPTSWTWNFGDGTSSTTKSPVHTYSKAGKYTVSLTVKNNKGSNTKTIGNYINVAEAPIKPVAVFSATPTSGKAPVNVAFTDKSTGTPTKWKWTFGDGTTSVQQNPVHKYSKAGNYTVALTVVNAKGSSTLTKANYIKVITKPVAAFSASPTSGKAPLNVKFTDKSTGIPTKWQWNFGDGTTSTKQNITHKYSKAGTYTVKLTVTNVAGSNTKTISGYVTVKK